A stretch of Helicobacter pylori oki112 DNA encodes these proteins:
- a CDS encoding carbonic anhydrase, whose product MKKTFLIALALTASLIGAENTHWDYKNKENGPHRWDKLHKDFEVCKSGKSQSPINIEHYYHTQDKADLQFKYAASKPKAVFFTHHTLKASFEPTNHINYRGHDYVLDNVHFHAPMEFLINNKTRPLSVHFVHKDAKGRLLVLAIGFEEGKENPNLDPILEGIQKKQNFKEVALDAFLPKSINYYHFNGSLTAPPCTEGVAWFVIEEPLEVSAKQLAEIKKRMKNSPNQRPVQPDYNTVIIKSSAETR is encoded by the coding sequence ATGAAAAAAACTTTTTTGATCGCTTTAGCGCTTACGGCTTCTCTTATAGGCGCTGAAAACACCCATTGGGATTATAAAAATAAAGAAAATGGCCCGCACCGCTGGGACAAATTGCACAAAGATTTTGAAGTGTGCAAAAGCGGTAAAAGCCAATCGCCCATCAACATTGAGCATTACTACCACACGCAAGATAAAGCCGATTTGCAATTCAAATACGCCGCTTCTAAGCCTAAAGCGGTCTTTTTCACCCACCACACTTTAAAAGCTTCGTTTGAGCCGACTAACCACATTAATTATAGAGGGCATGATTATGTGCTGGATAATGTGCATTTCCACGCCCCTATGGAGTTTTTAATCAATAATAAAACCAGGCCTTTGAGCGTGCATTTCGTGCATAAAGACGCTAAAGGGCGTTTGTTAGTGTTAGCGATAGGTTTTGAAGAAGGGAAAGAAAACCCCAACCTTGATCCTATTTTAGAAGGCATTCAAAAGAAACAGAATTTTAAAGAAGTGGCTTTAGACGCTTTCTTACCTAAAAGCATCAATTACTACCATTTTAACGGCTCTCTCACCGCTCCTCCTTGCACAGAAGGGGTGGCATGGTTTGTCATAGAAGAGCCTTTGGAAGTCTCCGCCAAACAATTGGCTGAAATCAAAAAACGCATGAAAAATTCGCCTAACCAACGCCCCGTCCAGCCTGACTACAACACCGTGATCATTAAAAGCTCAGCTGAGACCCGCTAA
- a CDS encoding HP1184 family multidrug efflux MATE transporter → MLKKKIDLHKDSIRKLFFYYFIPLAFSMISLSTYSMIDGMFVGKKLGKEAIAAVNIAWPIFPGLIAYELLFGFGAASIVGYFLGQNKTHRARLVFSSVFYFVALSAFILSMALLPFSETIARFFGSNDALLSMSKRYIEIILMGAVFMVLHPLADVFVVNDKRPILAMVAMLVGSLANIFFNYLFIFVLKVGVQGSAIATVIGHAIGVLVLMQHFWFKKGQLYFIKRFSLSSVISSAKSGVPQSTAEFSASVMILLFNTAIMHTAGERFVSMYGIVMYNAIIFFTTLFAISQGIQPIASFSYGARNLERVKEAFVFGLKAAFCIGIVFYGVYYFLDEFLIKLYLQLSEQDPLFIQETKRAMNIYYVGYVFLGMTLLCAVFFQSIQRTKSSFIITLSHTLGFMVILLPILSHFYGINGVWVTYPIAQFLAFLVALGVTYYEIKKGVFTPYKEKNPIALKT, encoded by the coding sequence ATGCTCAAAAAAAAGATTGATTTGCATAAAGATTCGATAAGAAAGCTCTTTTTTTATTATTTTATCCCTTTAGCTTTTTCTATGATTTCACTTTCCACTTATTCTATGATAGATGGCATGTTTGTGGGCAAGAAACTGGGTAAAGAAGCGATCGCTGCGGTCAATATCGCATGGCCTATTTTTCCAGGGCTCATTGCGTATGAATTGCTTTTTGGTTTTGGGGCAGCGAGTATTGTGGGGTATTTTTTGGGTCAAAATAAAACCCATAGGGCTAGGCTTGTGTTTAGCAGCGTGTTTTATTTTGTCGCTCTAAGCGCCTTTATTTTGAGCATGGCGTTATTGCCTTTTAGTGAAACTATCGCGCGTTTTTTTGGGAGCAATGACGCTTTGTTGAGCATGTCCAAACGCTACATTGAAATCATTTTAATGGGCGCGGTTTTTATGGTTTTGCACCCTTTGGCGGATGTTTTTGTGGTGAATGACAAACGCCCCATTTTAGCGATGGTAGCGATGCTGGTTGGCTCGTTAGCGAATATCTTTTTCAACTACTTGTTTATTTTTGTTTTAAAAGTGGGGGTTCAAGGCAGCGCGATAGCCACCGTGATAGGGCATGCGATAGGGGTTTTAGTCTTGATGCAGCATTTTTGGTTTAAAAAAGGGCAATTGTATTTCATCAAACGATTTTCCTTGTCTTCAGTCATTTCTTCAGCTAAAAGCGGCGTGCCTCAAAGCACGGCAGAATTTAGCGCTTCTGTTATGATTTTGTTGTTTAATACCGCTATCATGCACACGGCTGGGGAAAGGTTTGTGAGCATGTATGGGATCGTTATGTATAATGCGATTATCTTTTTTACGACTTTGTTTGCGATTTCTCAAGGCATCCAACCGATCGCGAGCTTTAGCTATGGGGCTAGAAATTTAGAGCGCGTGAAAGAGGCGTTTGTCTTTGGTTTGAAAGCAGCGTTTTGTATAGGGATTGTTTTCTATGGCGTTTATTATTTCTTAGATGAATTTTTAATCAAGCTTTATTTGCAGCTAAGCGAACAAGACCCCCTTTTTATACAAGAGACTAAAAGAGCGATGAATATTTATTATGTTGGCTATGTTTTTTTAGGCATGACTTTGTTGTGTGCGGTGTTTTTCCAATCCATCCAACGCACCAAAAGTTCGTTTATCATCACCCTTTCGCACACGCTGGGGTTTATGGTTATTTTATTGCCGATTTTAAGCCATTTCTATGGGATTAATGGCGTTTGGGTAACTTACCCTATCGCGCAATTTTTAGCGTTTTTAGTAGCGTTAGGGGTAACTTATTATGAAATCAAAAAAGGGGTTTTTACCCCTTATAAAGAGAAAAACCCTATCGCTTTGAAAACTTAA
- the asd gene encoding aspartate-semialdehyde dehydrogenase, producing MKTYNVAIVGASGAVGQELIKGLENSSFPIKKFVPLASARSAGKKIKAFHKDYEILETTHEVFEKEKIDIAFFSAGGSVSEEFATSASKTALVIDNTSFFRLDKKVPLVVPEINAKEIFNAPLNIIANPNCSTIQMTQILNPLHLHFKIKSVIVSTYQAVSGAGNKGIESLKSELKTALECLEKDPAIDLNQVLRAGAFAYPIAFNAIAHIDTFKENGYTKEELKMVHETHKIMGVDFPISATCVRVPVLRSHSESLSIAFEKEFDLKEVYEVLKNAPSVIVCDDPSHNLYPTPLKASHTDSTFIGRLRKDLFDKKTLHGFCVADQLRVGAATNALKIAMHYIKNA from the coding sequence ATGAAGACTTATAATGTCGCCATTGTTGGGGCTAGTGGGGCGGTAGGGCAAGAGCTGATTAAGGGTTTAGAAAATTCTTCTTTCCCTATTAAAAAATTTGTCCCGCTCGCTAGCGCTAGGAGTGCTGGTAAAAAGATTAAAGCTTTCCATAAAGACTATGAAATTTTAGAAACCACGCATGAAGTTTTTGAAAAAGAAAAAATAGACATCGCCTTTTTTAGCGCTGGGGGGAGCGTGAGCGAAGAATTTGCTACAAGCGCTTCAAAAACTGCATTAGTGATTGATAACACGAGCTTTTTTAGATTGGATAAAAAAGTGCCTTTAGTCGTGCCTGAAATCAACGCTAAAGAAATTTTTAACGCTCCTTTAAATATCATCGCTAACCCTAATTGCTCTACCATTCAAATGACGCAAATTTTAAACCCCTTACACCTTCATTTTAAGATAAAAAGCGTTATTGTTAGCACCTATCAAGCTGTGAGTGGGGCAGGGAATAAGGGCATAGAGAGTTTAAAAAGTGAGCTAAAAACCGCATTAGAGTGTTTGGAAAAAGATCCCGCTATTGATTTAAACCAGGTTTTGCGAGCCGGGGCTTTCGCTTACCCGATCGCTTTCAATGCGATCGCTCATATTGACACTTTTAAGGAGAATGGTTACACGAAAGAAGAGCTAAAAATGGTGCATGAAACCCATAAGATCATGGGCGTGGATTTCCCTATCAGCGCGACTTGCGTGCGCGTGCCGGTATTGAGGAGTCATAGCGAGAGTTTGAGTATCGCTTTTGAAAAAGAATTCGATCTTAAAGAAGTCTATGAAGTTTTAAAAAACGCCCCTAGCGTAATTGTTTGCGATGATCCTAGCCATAACCTCTACCCCACGCCCTTAAAAGCGAGCCACACGGATAGCACCTTTATAGGGCGCTTGAGGAAAGATTTGTTTGATAAGAAAACCTTGCATGGCTTTTGCGTGGCGGATCAATTAAGAGTGGGGGCAGCCACCAACGCGCTCAAAATCGCCATGCATTACATTAAGAACGCTTAG
- a CDS encoding cation:proton antiporter has translation MHAEFFTFALIMLLIVMAPYMSRISRLPITVVEILFGSVGAYVGFIEPTKGFEIMSEIGFLFLMFLCGLEVEIYLFKKLGVSLLKRIFAYLLILYTLSFILTFSLNLEPIFMVIFPIISLGMIMTLVKDYRKEILWLDLVLKVGVIGELLSIFGLVVVDGVYSHGLGMDLIKDLGILIVFLILIIVAFQIFKTLFWWFPHLKLFVMPKSSQFNQDVRFSLMLFFSLVAIVVWLKIEMVLGAFLAGLVVSTFFPHKSELIHKLNDVGFGFFVPLFFIHVGSTLDLKLVFLNPHLILQGILIVIAMLSLHLITSTLLWRKYFKEAKHLFSFALGASMPLTFLVTTAAVGLKAQAISQNTYYALLMAAIFEGVSFTIAIKILNKKA, from the coding sequence ATGCATGCAGAATTTTTCACTTTCGCGCTCATCATGCTTTTAATTGTGATGGCCCCCTATATGTCTAGAATCTCTCGTTTGCCCATCACGGTCGTGGAGATTTTATTTGGGTCTGTTGGGGCGTATGTGGGTTTTATTGAGCCAACTAAAGGCTTTGAAATCATGTCCGAAATTGGCTTTTTGTTTTTAATGTTTTTATGCGGTTTGGAAGTGGAGATTTATTTGTTTAAAAAATTAGGGGTTTCTCTTTTAAAACGCATTTTTGCTTATCTGTTGATTTTATACACGCTTTCATTCATCCTTACTTTTAGCCTTAATTTAGAGCCTATTTTTATGGTGATTTTCCCTATTATCAGTTTGGGCATGATCATGACTTTAGTCAAAGATTATCGTAAAGAGATTTTGTGGCTTGATTTGGTTTTAAAAGTGGGCGTTATTGGGGAATTGTTAAGCATTTTTGGTTTGGTGGTCGTGGATGGGGTGTATTCGCATGGTTTGGGCATGGATTTGATTAAAGATTTAGGCATTCTCATTGTTTTTTTAATCTTAATTATCGTGGCGTTTCAAATCTTTAAAACTTTGTTTTGGTGGTTCCCGCATTTAAAGCTTTTTGTGATGCCTAAAAGCAGTCAGTTTAACCAAGATGTGCGTTTTTCGCTCATGCTCTTTTTTTCCTTGGTTGCGATCGTGGTGTGGCTCAAAATAGAAATGGTTTTAGGGGCGTTTCTAGCGGGGTTAGTCGTTTCTACTTTTTTCCCTCACAAATCAGAATTGATCCACAAGCTCAATGATGTGGGTTTTGGGTTTTTTGTGCCTTTGTTTTTCATCCATGTAGGCTCTACTTTAGACTTAAAATTAGTATTTTTAAACCCGCATTTGATTCTCCAAGGGATATTGATTGTCATAGCGATGTTGAGTTTGCACTTAATCACTTCAACCTTATTGTGGCGCAAATACTTTAAAGAAGCTAAGCATTTATTTTCATTCGCTTTAGGGGCTTCTATGCCTTTAACTTTTTTAGTAACCACCGCAGCAGTAGGCTTAAAAGCGCAAGCGATCTCACAAAACACCTACTACGCATTGCTCATGGCGGCTATTTTTGAAGGGGTATCATTCACGATTGCGATCAAAATACTCAACAAAAAAGCTTAA
- the waaF gene encoding lipopolysaccharide heptosyltransferase II, whose protein sequence is MSVNAPKRMRILLRLPNWLGDGVMASSLFYTLKHHYPNAHFILVGPQITCELFKKDEKIEAVFIDDTKKSFFRLLATHKLAQKIGRCDIAITLNNHFYSAFLLYATKTPVRIGFAQFFRSLFLSHAIAPAPKEYHQVEKYCFLFSQFLEKELDKKSVLPLKLAFNLPAHTPNTPKKIGFNPSASYGSAKRWPASYYAEVSAVLLEEGHEIYFFGAKEDAIVSEEILKLIKGSLKNPLLFHNAYNLCGKTSIEELIERIAVLDLFITNDSGPMHVAASTQTPLIALFGPTDEKETRPYKAQKAIVLNHHLSCSPCKKRVCPLKNEKNHLCMRSIAPLEVLEAAHTLLEKP, encoded by the coding sequence ATGAGCGTAAATGCACCCAAACGCATGCGTATTTTATTGCGTTTGCCTAATTGGTTAGGCGATGGGGTGATGGCAAGCTCGCTCTTTTACACCCTTAAACACCACTACCCTAACGCGCATTTTATCTTAGTGGGCCCACAAATCACTTGCGAACTTTTCAAAAAAGATGAAAAAATAGAGGCCGTTTTTATAGACGACACCAAAAAATCCTTTTTCAGGCTACTAGCCACTCACAAACTCGCTCAAAAAATAGGGCGTTGCGATATAGCGATCACTTTAAACAACCATTTTTATTCCGCTTTTTTGCTCTATGCGACAAAAACGCCCGTTCGCATCGGTTTTGCTCAATTTTTTCGTTCTTTGTTTCTCAGCCATGCGATCGCTCCTGCCCCTAAAGAGTATCATCAAGTGGAAAAGTATTGCTTTTTGTTTTCGCAATTTTTAGAAAAAGAATTGGATAAAAAAAGCGTTTTACCCTTAAAACTGGCCTTTAACCTCCCCGCTCACACCCCAAACACCCCTAAAAAAATCGGCTTTAACCCTAGTGCAAGCTATGGGAGCGCTAAAAGATGGCCAGCTTCTTATTACGCTGAAGTTTCTGCTGTTTTGTTAGAAGAAGGGCATGAAATTTATTTTTTTGGGGCTAAAGAAGACGCTATCGTTTCTGAAGAAATTTTAAAACTCATCAAAGGCTCATTAAAAAACCCTTTATTATTCCATAACGCTTACAATCTGTGCGGGAAAACAAGCATTGAAGAATTGATAGAACGCATCGCTGTTTTAGATTTATTCATCACTAACGATAGCGGCCCTATGCATGTGGCTGCCAGCACACAAACCCCCTTAATCGCTCTTTTTGGCCCCACTGATGAAAAAGAGACTCGCCCCTATAAAGCTCAAAAAGCGATCGTATTGAACCACCATTTAAGCTGTTCGCCCTGCAAGAAACGAGTTTGCCCTTTAAAGAATGAAAAAAACCACTTGTGCATGCGATCTATCGCGCCCCTTGAAGTCCTAGAAGCCGCTCACACTCTTTTAGAAAAGCCTTAA
- a CDS encoding sugar transporter, whose product MMITKQSYQRFALMRVFVFSLSAFIFNTTEFVPVALLSDIAKSFEMESATVGLMITAYAWVVSLGSLPLMLLSAKIERKRLLLFLFALFILSHILSALAWNFWVLLISRMGIAFAHSIFWSITASLVIRVAPRNKKQQALGLLALGSSLAMILGLPLGRIIGQILDWRSTFGVIGGVAALIMLLMWKLLPHLPSKNAGTLASVPILMKRPLLMGIYLLVIMVISGHFTTYSYIEPFIIQISQFSPDITTLMLFVFGLAGVAGSFLFGRLYAKNSRKFIAFAMILVICPQLLLFVFKNLEWVVFLQIFLWGIGITSLTIALQMRVLQLAPDATDVASAIFSGSYNVGIGSGALFGSIVIHQLGLGYIGFVGGALGLLALFWLRFITIKFKKT is encoded by the coding sequence ATGATGATAACCAAACAATCGTATCAAAGATTCGCCTTAATGCGGGTTTTTGTGTTTTCGCTTTCGGCGTTTATTTTTAACACCACGGAGTTTGTCCCTGTCGCGCTCTTATCAGATATTGCGAAAAGCTTTGAAATGGAGAGCGCAACAGTGGGGCTTATGATCACTGCTTATGCATGGGTGGTGTCTCTTGGCTCATTGCCTTTGATGCTGCTTAGTGCTAAAATTGAAAGGAAACGCTTATTGCTTTTTCTTTTCGCCCTTTTTATTCTCAGCCATATCCTTTCAGCGTTGGCGTGGAATTTTTGGGTGCTACTCATTTCCCGTATGGGTATCGCTTTTGCCCACTCTATTTTTTGGTCCATCACGGCTTCTTTAGTTATTCGTGTCGCACCAAGAAATAAAAAACAACAGGCCTTAGGGTTGTTAGCGTTAGGGAGTTCGTTAGCGATGATTTTAGGGTTGCCGCTTGGGAGGATCATTGGGCAAATTCTAGATTGGCGCTCTACTTTTGGCGTGATCGGGGGCGTTGCGGCTCTTATAATGCTGCTTATGTGGAAATTGCTCCCACATCTACCCAGTAAAAACGCAGGCACGCTCGCAAGTGTCCCTATATTAATGAAACGCCCGCTTTTAATGGGGATTTATTTGCTTGTGATCATGGTTATTTCTGGACATTTCACCACTTATAGCTATATTGAGCCTTTTATCATTCAAATCAGCCAATTTTCCCCTGACATTACGACGCTAATGTTGTTTGTGTTTGGGTTAGCAGGCGTGGCGGGGAGTTTTTTATTCGGTCGTTTGTATGCAAAAAATTCAAGAAAATTTATCGCTTTTGCAATGATTTTAGTCATTTGCCCGCAACTCTTGCTTTTTGTGTTTAAAAACTTGGAGTGGGTGGTTTTCTTACAAATTTTCTTATGGGGGATTGGGATCACTTCACTCACCATTGCGTTGCAAATGAGGGTGTTACAGCTCGCACCGGATGCCACGGATGTCGCGAGCGCGATTTTTTCGGGGAGCTATAATGTGGGGATTGGATCAGGAGCGCTGTTTGGCAGTATTGTGATCCACCAATTAGGGCTAGGGTATATTGGCTTTGTGGGTGGGGCTTTAGGTTTGTTGGCGCTATTTTGGCTTAGATTCATTACGATAAAGTTTAAAAAAACATAA
- a CDS encoding tRNA 2-thiocytidine biosynthesis TtcA family protein has protein sequence MAYEISKKVLHIVGKTNATYKLIEEGDKVLLGLSGGKDSIMLACILARMQKHAPFKFDFKAVTVHYGLGEDLKWLSDLCQEQGIEHEIIYTQIAATINEKRREKSSFCSFCSRLRRGTLYSKALEEGYNKVAIAHHLDDAVESFFMNFTYNGSLRSMPPIYRAENGLLVIRPLIKVREVSSIHFVTSQNIPVAPDCNCPAKQPTSDKPPIARLATKNFLKEMQNLHPRFFDSLENAFNNVQANSFSDAKYLDA, from the coding sequence ATGGCCTATGAAATTTCTAAAAAAGTCTTACACATTGTAGGCAAGACCAACGCCACTTACAAACTCATAGAAGAAGGCGATAAAGTCTTATTAGGATTGAGTGGAGGCAAGGATTCTATCATGCTCGCTTGCATCTTAGCCAGGATGCAAAAACATGCCCCTTTCAAATTTGATTTTAAAGCGGTTACCGTGCATTATGGTTTGGGCGAAGATTTGAAATGGTTGAGCGATTTGTGCCAAGAGCAAGGCATTGAGCATGAGATCATTTACACCCAAATCGCTGCCACGATCAACGAAAAACGCCGTGAAAAAAGCTCATTTTGTTCGTTTTGTTCTCGTTTGAGGAGAGGGACTTTGTATTCTAAGGCTTTAGAAGAAGGCTATAATAAAGTCGCTATCGCGCACCATTTAGATGATGCGGTGGAGAGCTTTTTTATGAATTTCACTTATAACGGGAGTTTGAGGAGCATGCCCCCCATTTATAGGGCTGAAAACGGCTTATTGGTGATCCGTCCTTTGATTAAGGTTCGAGAAGTCAGCAGCATTCATTTTGTCACTTCTCAAAATATCCCAGTCGCCCCTGATTGCAATTGCCCAGCCAAACAGCCCACCTCTGATAAGCCTCCTATCGCGCGATTAGCCACCAAAAATTTCTTAAAAGAAATGCAAAACTTGCACCCTCGTTTCTTTGACAGCTTAGAAAACGCATTCAACAATGTTCAAGCGAACAGCTTTAGCGACGCTAAGTATTTAGACGCTTAA
- the fusA gene encoding elongation factor G has protein sequence MARKTPLNRIRNIGIAAHIDAGKTTTSERILFYTGVSHKIGEVHDGAATMDWMEQEKERGITITSAATTCFWKDHQINLIDTPGHVDFTIEVERSMRVLDGAVSVFCSVGGVQPQSETVWRQANKYGVPRIVFVNKMDRIGANFYNVENQIKLRLKANPVPINIPIGAEDTFIGVIDLVQMKAIVWNNETMGAKYDVEEIPSDLLEKAKQYREKLVEAVAEQDEALMEKYLGGEELSIEEIKKGIKTGCLNMSLVPMLCGSSFKNKGVQTLLDAVIDYLPAPTEVVDIKGIDPKTEEEVFVKSSDDGEFAGLAFKIMTDPFVGQLTFVRVYRGKLESGSYVYNSTKDKKERVGRLLKMHSNKREDIKEVYAGEICAFVGLKDTLTGDTLCDEKNAVVLERMEFPEPVIHIAVEPKTKADQEKMGVALGKLAEEDPSFRVMTQEETGQTLIGGMGELHLEIIVDRLKREFKVEAEIGQPQVAFRETIRSSVSKEHKYAKQSGGRGQYGHVFIKLEPKEPGSGYEFVNEISGGVIPKEYIPAVDKGIQEAMQNGVLAGYPVVDFKVTLYDGSYHDVDSSEMAFKIAGSMAFKEASRAANPVLLEPMMKVEVEVPEEYMGDVIGDLNRRRGQINSMDDRLGLKIVNAFVPLVEMFGYSTDLRSATQGRGTYSMEFDHYGEVPSNIAKEIVEKRKG, from the coding sequence ATGGCTAGAAAAACCCCATTAAATAGGATTAGGAATATTGGTATCGCCGCTCACATTGATGCCGGAAAAACCACCACTTCTGAAAGGATTTTATTCTATACAGGCGTGAGCCATAAGATTGGCGAAGTGCATGACGGCGCGGCGACAATGGATTGGATGGAGCAAGAAAAAGAAAGAGGGATCACGATCACTTCTGCGGCAACGACTTGCTTTTGGAAGGATCACCAAATCAATTTGATTGACACTCCAGGGCATGTGGATTTCACTATTGAAGTGGAACGATCCATGCGTGTGCTAGATGGTGCGGTTTCGGTGTTTTGCTCGGTTGGGGGCGTGCAACCTCAAAGCGAGACCGTGTGGCGTCAAGCGAATAAATACGGCGTGCCTAGGATTGTTTTTGTCAATAAAATGGATAGGATTGGGGCGAATTTCTATAATGTAGAAAACCAGATTAAGCTTCGCTTGAAAGCTAATCCTGTGCCTATTAATATCCCTATTGGGGCTGAAGACACTTTCATTGGCGTGATTGATTTAGTCCAAATGAAAGCGATTGTTTGGAATAATGAAACCATGGGGGCCAAATACGATGTGGAAGAAATCCCCAGCGATTTGTTAGAAAAGGCCAAACAATACCGAGAAAAGCTTGTAGAAGCCGTAGCCGAGCAAGATGAAGCCTTGATGGAAAAGTATTTGGGCGGTGAAGAATTGAGTATTGAAGAAATCAAAAAAGGCATTAAAACAGGTTGTTTGAACATGAGCCTTGTCCCTATGCTTTGTGGTTCTTCTTTTAAAAATAAAGGCGTGCAGACTTTATTAGACGCAGTCATTGATTACTTGCCAGCGCCTACGGAGGTTGTGGATATTAAGGGGATTGATCCAAAAACTGAAGAAGAAGTTTTTGTGAAATCCAGCGATGATGGCGAGTTTGCCGGTTTGGCGTTTAAAATCATGACGGATCCTTTTGTGGGCCAACTCACTTTTGTGCGCGTGTATCGCGGCAAGCTAGAGTCCGGTAGCTATGTGTATAACTCCACCAAAGACAAAAAAGAGCGCGTGGGAAGACTGCTTAAAATGCACTCCAACAAGAGGGAAGACATTAAAGAAGTTTATGCGGGCGAGATTTGCGCGTTTGTGGGCTTAAAAGACACGCTGACTGGGGATACGCTTTGCGATGAAAAGAATGCGGTAGTTTTAGAGAGGATGGAATTTCCTGAGCCAGTCATTCACATCGCTGTGGAGCCTAAAACGAAAGCAGACCAGGAAAAAATGGGCGTAGCGTTAGGCAAGCTTGCCGAAGAAGATCCAAGCTTTAGGGTGATGACTCAAGAAGAAACCGGGCAAACCCTCATTGGCGGCATGGGTGAATTGCACCTAGAAATCATCGTGGACAGGTTGAAAAGAGAATTTAAGGTGGAGGCTGAAATCGGTCAGCCGCAAGTCGCCTTTAGAGAGACTATCCGCTCAAGCGTGAGCAAAGAGCATAAATACGCTAAGCAAAGCGGTGGTCGTGGGCAATATGGGCATGTGTTTATCAAGCTTGAGCCTAAAGAGCCTGGCAGTGGGTATGAATTTGTGAATGAAATTTCTGGGGGCGTGATCCCTAAAGAATATATCCCTGCGGTGGATAAGGGTATCCAAGAAGCGATGCAAAATGGCGTTTTGGCAGGCTATCCGGTGGTGGATTTTAAGGTTACCCTTTATGATGGGAGCTACCATGATGTGGATTCTTCAGAAATGGCGTTTAAAATCGCTGGCTCTATGGCGTTTAAAGAAGCGAGTCGCGCGGCTAACCCGGTTTTACTAGAGCCTATGATGAAAGTGGAAGTGGAAGTCCCTGAAGAATACATGGGCGATGTGATTGGCGATTTGAATAGAAGAAGAGGGCAAATCAATTCTATGGACGACCGATTAGGCTTGAAAATCGTGAACGCTTTTGTGCCGTTGGTGGAAATGTTTGGTTATTCTACGGATTTACGATCAGCCACTCAAGGGCGTGGGACTTACTCTATGGAATTTGATCATTATGGTGAAGTGCCTAGCAATATCGCTAAGGAAATTGTAGAAAAGCGCAAAGGCTGA
- the hisS gene encoding histidine--tRNA ligase, producing MITPKVLSGFKDRLPKDAIQKAQLLAKVSVVFQSFGFVPIETPHLEYAEALLPDASSDIQKEIYRFKDHGDRDVALRFDLTVPLARFVSLHHQILGMPFKRYAIGNVFRGERAQKGRYREFTQCDFDFIGSESLVCDAEIIQVIIASLKALDLEDFCVSINHRKILNGICEYFGISQVNEVLRIVDKLEKIGLNGVEEELKKECDLDSNTIKELLEMVQIQQNDLSHAEFFEKIAYLKDYNENLKKGIQDLERLYQLLGDLQISQNLYKIDFSIARGLGYYTGIVYETTLNEMKSLGSVCSGGRYDHLTKNFSKENLQGVGASIGIDRLIVALSEMQLLDERSTQAKVLIACMHEEYFSYANRLAESLRQSGIFSEVYPEAQKIKKPFSYANHKGHEFVAVIGEEEFKSETLSLKNMHSGMQLNCLSFLKALEIIGENDEDL from the coding sequence ATGATTACCCCTAAAGTGTTGAGCGGGTTTAAAGACCGCTTGCCTAAAGATGCGATACAAAAAGCCCAGTTGCTTGCGAAAGTTTCAGTCGTGTTTCAAAGTTTTGGTTTCGTGCCGATTGAAACCCCTCATTTGGAATACGCTGAAGCGCTACTACCTGATGCGAGCAGCGATATTCAAAAAGAAATTTATCGTTTTAAAGACCATGGGGATAGGGATGTGGCTTTAAGGTTTGATTTGACCGTGCCATTAGCCCGCTTTGTCTCTTTGCACCACCAAATATTAGGCATGCCCTTTAAACGCTACGCTATAGGCAATGTTTTTAGGGGCGAAAGGGCGCAAAAAGGGCGTTACAGGGAATTTACGCAATGCGATTTTGATTTTATAGGGAGCGAAAGTTTGGTGTGCGATGCTGAGATCATTCAAGTGATTATCGCTTCTTTAAAAGCCTTGGATTTAGAAGATTTTTGCGTCTCTATCAACCACAGAAAAATTTTGAACGGGATATGCGAATATTTTGGAATCTCTCAAGTGAATGAAGTGTTGCGTATTGTGGATAAATTAGAAAAAATTGGCTTGAATGGGGTTGAAGAAGAATTAAAAAAAGAGTGCGATTTAGATTCAAACACCATTAAAGAGCTTTTAGAAATGGTTCAAATCCAACAAAACGATTTAAGCCATGCGGAATTTTTTGAAAAAATTGCTTATTTGAAAGACTATAATGAAAATCTAAAAAAAGGCATACAAGACTTAGAAAGGCTATACCAGTTGCTAGGGGATTTGCAAATTTCTCAAAACCTGTATAAAATTGATTTTTCTATCGCTAGGGGGTTAGGGTATTATACAGGGATTGTGTATGAAACCACGCTTAATGAAATGAAGTCTTTAGGGAGCGTGTGTTCAGGGGGTCGTTACGATCATTTGACTAAAAATTTTTCTAAAGAAAATTTACAAGGGGTGGGGGCTTCTATTGGGATTGATCGATTGATTGTGGCTTTGAGTGAAATGCAATTATTAGACGAGCGCTCCACCCAAGCTAAAGTCTTAATCGCTTGCATGCATGAAGAGTATTTTTCTTATGCAAACCGCTTAGCGGAGTCTTTAAGGCAAAGCGGGATTTTTAGCGAAGTCTATCCAGAAGCTCAAAAAATCAAAAAACCCTTTTCTTATGCTAACCATAAAGGGCATGAGTTCGTGGCTGTCATTGGCGAAGAAGAATTTAAAAGCGAAACCTTAAGCTTGAAAAACATGCATTCAGGCATGCAGTTGAATTGCTTGAGTTTTTTAAAAGCCCTTGAAATCATTGGAGAAAACGATGAAGACTTATAA